The genomic DNA CACAACAGGAATACACCCGTAGCGGTGGGGTTCTATAGCAATAAGTTGGGGTTTGCGGCCATTATCAAAGAAACGGCCATCCAGAAAACCCTTATATTCGCTAGACCAATCTACGGCATTGCTAAGGCTAAGTGCGCGTGAGGCTGTTTGATCGTACTGTAGAGGGATAGGTGTATTATTGGCTGTGATAATATGCGCTTGATCATCCAAAGCTGTTAAGGTCAGGTGACCAAAAATATGATCGGAGAGAACTTGCCTGCGTGGATCTGGTATTTCCATAAATAGGCTAACAGGAATGCGTAGTTTGTCGGTTACTGTAAAGGAAGAGGGGGCGCGGCCATCTACATGCGGAATGGCGGCTAGAGGTTCGCCCAGCCCCATATGACTGTAAATGTTTTTAACGCCCTTTACAGTAAGGCGAGCTGTGGGACGAAAGTCTGTAAGCTCATAACCATGCCACATATGTTCTGATGCTTCGGCTGAAAGATCCAGATCACCCAATGGAAGCACCCAGTGTTGAGAATTCACGTTGGCGGGTGATCCTAAGGCTTCTGTCAGGCTGAGCATGTAAATATCACACGCTTGCCGAAAATGTGGATCATACGGATCTGGATGTTCCATCGTCTTATCGGCAGGATTGAGATAGGCATATGCATACAAGGCAGCAGCCATGAAATCTGTGCGGGATTTATGCTTTTTACCCCGTAGATAACTGAGCTCTGCCAGTGCAAAAAGTTGGTCATTTAGATCTGGTGTATAAAATTGGTCTTGCGTGCTTTTCCGTAGGATTTCAATGGCCGCGCTTGGGTGTGCCCGCCATATACCCAGCAAATTTTGGCGTTCCAGCACAATACGGGTGGTGTTGCTAAGGGTTGTTCCATTAAGGGCGGTATGAGTGCGATCTTGATAAGCCTCTGTTAGGCTGAGTTGCTTAACGGAAACAGGGGGAGTGCATCCTGTAAGGGCCAGAAAAACAGCAATGTAGCACGTCTTGCGATTCAATTTATTGATATAACTTATAGAAAAAACAGACATTATGCTTTCCGGAAGAACACACCCAAGCGTTAAAATATGGAGCGGAACTTACGATGTTCACAACAATGTGGCAAACAGTAATGAAAGAATGAGACCGATCTAAAATATTGGAAGAAATTTATGTGCACGCAACCAGTAGTACGCGTTGTTTTGGTAGGAAGTTTAATGCCTGATGATGTGCGTAGAGGGTATATATCCCCAAAAGATAAAGTAATAAATTTTCAATTTTCTAAAATAATTCAAGAAAAATTTTTGAGAGAATATAATATTTCATGTATTTTTTGTGCATCAGATATTTTTGTAGAGCCAGAGTATTTTCTTTTAGAGAAAAAAATTGTTTTGGAATCAAAGTTAAGAAATAGAGATTATGGAAATTTGGCAGGACGGAATTTAAAAAGTTTGTCGGCGGAAGAACAGGGGCAATTCATGAACCCCGAATATGCTCCAGTTGATGGAGAAAGTATGTATGCATTTCATGCCAGATTAAAGGGATGTCTGGACAACCTTTTTGATAAGGCCAAAAATCAAGAGACATTCTTAATTATAGCTTCTCCTGTCGTCATACGCGCATTAAGTGCATGCATTATAGCAGATGATATAAAAAATTCTTTTTGCATTCTAAATAAATTAGATGTTCATCCAGAAAGTTGGAGTATTTTTTCAGGTAGGATTGGAAATTGGCGCATTCTTACACTTTCCGCGCCTTTTTAAGGTATTAAAGTTCAATTATAGAAAATATCCGTAAAAATTTTGTTTGGTGAGAATAATCATTCACGATGTAGTGACATTTTGTGATATATTATATAAATATATACTTACGATAGTGATATAAAAATATTTATATTTAAAAAATAAATTATTAATATCAATATGTTATGCTGCTTTTGAGGCGTATAACAAAGAATGTTTTCTTTGTTATGAGATATATTTTTTATATGATAATCCATAGTTTCATATATTGGACATTTGTCTGATTGGGGGCTTTAGCTAAAAGTCGTTTTTTGAGGCTATTCCGATAGGAGTGATTAAACCATGACATATACAGTCGGCATGTATCTTGCTGAGCGTCTTTCTCAGATCGGATTAAAGCACCATTTTGCCGTAGCCGGAGACTTCAATCTGGTTTTACTGGATCAGTTGCTGGCAAATAAAGAAATGGAACAGGTTTACTGTTGTAATGAGCTAAACTGCGGCTTTAGTGCAGAAGGCTATGCACGTGCTCATGGCGCTGCGGCGGCAGTGGTTACCTTTAGTGTAGGTGCCATTTCTGCCATGAATGCCATTGCAGGAGCGTATGCAGAAAACCTGCCAGTTATTTTGATTTCTGGTTCCCCCAATAGCAATGATTATGGAACAGGCCATATTCTGCATCATACGCTGGGTACGAACGATTATACATATCAGTTGGAAATGATGCGGCATGTTACATGTGCAGCAGAAAGCATTACAGATGCCGCATCGGCTCCAGCCAAAATTGACCATGTAATCCGTACAGCTTTGCGTGAACGTAAGCCTGCATATGTCGAAATTGCCTGTAACGTATCTGATGCGGAATGTGTTCGACCCGGCCCGGTATCATCTTTGCTAGCAGAATTGCGGGTAGATGATGTTAGCCTGAAAGCTGCAGTTGAAGATTCTCTTGCTCTGCTGGAAAAATCTCAGCGCGTTACTATGATTGTAGGTAGCAAAGTGCGGGCGACCCATGCACAAACACAAACAGAACATCTGGCAGATAAGCTAGGGTGCGCTGTTACTATTATGGCAGCAGCAAAAAGCTTTTTCCCCGAAGATCACAAAGGTTTTCGTGGTTTGTATTGGGGCGATGTGTCTTCACCCGGCGCGCAAGAGCTGGTTGAAAAATCTGATGCCCTGATTTGCGTTGCACCGGTCTTTAATGATTATTCCACAGTAGGTTGGACCGCATGGCCCAAGGGTGACAATGTTTTGATGGCAGAGCCAAACCGCGTCACTGTGGGTGGTAAAACATATGAAGGTTTCACATTGCGTGAATTCCTTGAAGAGTTGGCAAAAAAAGCTCCCAGCCGTCCATTAACGGCGCAGGAAAGTAAAAAACATACGCCTGTTATCGAACAGGCCAAAGCAGATGCACGTCTGACAAATGATGAAATGACCCGTCAGATTAACGCAATGCTAACATCAGATACCACCTTGGTTGCTGAAACAGGTGATTCCTGGTTCAACGCCACACGTATGGATTTGCCGCGTGGTGCTCGTGTTGAGCTGGAAATGCAGTGGGGGCATATTGGTTGGTCTGTGCCGTCTGCTTTCGGGAACGCCATGGGCTCTCAGGAGCGCCAGCATATTCTTATGGTGGGTGATGGCTCGTTCCAGCTTACTGCGCAGGAAATGGCGCAGATGGTGCGTTATAAGCTGCCAGTCATTATCTTCCTTGTGAATAATCGTGGCTACGTTATTGAAATTGCCATTCACGATGGTCCGTACAATTACATCAAAAACTGGGATTACGCAGGTCTGATGGAGGTGTTCAATGCGGAAGATGGTCATGGTTTGGGGCTAAAAGCCACCACGGCAGGTGAACTTGCAGAGGCTATCAAAAAAGCTAAAGCAAACCATGAAGGCCCCACCATTATTGAGTGTCAGATTGAACGTTCTGATTGCACCAAAACATTGGTGGAATGGGGCAAGAAGGTTGCCGCGGCTAATTCCAGAAAGCCACAGGTATCCTGAAAAATCTGACATTTAAAATTTAGTAAGTTGTAGAATACCTCCTT from Acetobacter ascendens includes the following:
- a CDS encoding histidine phosphatase family protein is translated as MCTQPVVRVVLVGSLMPDDVRRGYISPKDKVINFQFSKIIQEKFLREYNISCIFCASDIFVEPEYFLLEKKIVLESKLRNRDYGNLAGRNLKSLSAEEQGQFMNPEYAPVDGESMYAFHARLKGCLDNLFDKAKNQETFLIIASPVVIRALSACIIADDIKNSFCILNKLDVHPESWSIFSGRIGNWRILTLSAPF
- a CDS encoding alpha-keto acid decarboxylase family protein, producing MTYTVGMYLAERLSQIGLKHHFAVAGDFNLVLLDQLLANKEMEQVYCCNELNCGFSAEGYARAHGAAAAVVTFSVGAISAMNAIAGAYAENLPVILISGSPNSNDYGTGHILHHTLGTNDYTYQLEMMRHVTCAAESITDAASAPAKIDHVIRTALRERKPAYVEIACNVSDAECVRPGPVSSLLAELRVDDVSLKAAVEDSLALLEKSQRVTMIVGSKVRATHAQTQTEHLADKLGCAVTIMAAAKSFFPEDHKGFRGLYWGDVSSPGAQELVEKSDALICVAPVFNDYSTVGWTAWPKGDNVLMAEPNRVTVGGKTYEGFTLREFLEELAKKAPSRPLTAQESKKHTPVIEQAKADARLTNDEMTRQINAMLTSDTTLVAETGDSWFNATRMDLPRGARVELEMQWGHIGWSVPSAFGNAMGSQERQHILMVGDGSFQLTAQEMAQMVRYKLPVIIFLVNNRGYVIEIAIHDGPYNYIKNWDYAGLMEVFNAEDGHGLGLKATTAGELAEAIKKAKANHEGPTIIECQIERSDCTKTLVEWGKKVAAANSRKPQVS
- a CDS encoding esterase/lipase family protein, whose translation is MSVFSISYINKLNRKTCYIAVFLALTGCTPPVSVKQLSLTEAYQDRTHTALNGTTLSNTTRIVLERQNLLGIWRAHPSAAIEILRKSTQDQFYTPDLNDQLFALAELSYLRGKKHKSRTDFMAAALYAYAYLNPADKTMEHPDPYDPHFRQACDIYMLSLTEALGSPANVNSQHWVLPLGDLDLSAEASEHMWHGYELTDFRPTARLTVKGVKNIYSHMGLGEPLAAIPHVDGRAPSSFTVTDKLRIPVSLFMEIPDPRRQVLSDHIFGHLTLTALDDQAHIITANNTPIPLQYDQTASRALSLSNAVDWSSEYKGFLDGRFFDNGRKPQLIAIEPHRYGCIPVVLVHGTASSPGRWADMVNDLLEDPQIRAHFEFWFFSYATGNPIPYSAFQLREALEAAIQNNGGTQADPALGYMVLIGHSQGGLLAKMQVIDAKDKLWNGLSHHPFKNLHLTPKAHSFLQETLFPKPLPEVQQVVFISTPQHGSYLAALSLAHLVGRMVTFPVSLTEVMQQVVVGESGSIRVNMSPWRMGSVYGMTPHSAFIRSLAAIPVVPEVRTHSIIPVLGDGPLATADDGVVKYRSAHIPYADSELVVRHSGHSTQSNPITIAEVRRILLEHLAHLTPGVPETGDMNKQNITRIGGEYQPTTPPVHP